Proteins from one Pagrus major chromosome 1, Pma_NU_1.0 genomic window:
- the LOC141005029 gene encoding beta-1,3-galactosyltransferase 2-like, which produces MWKFVSGLNGLNELNKLVFIAAAVRSVPVLGRNRQLVENLLCRQKKSLFQSWFQILLLLCLVLVLCYTLFDSSPSWSQFYEHYQSFLRTNEVHSKPAYRVHPKHRDKLKDILNLTESPAGPPLRTQYHQAYAPNYQFIMDNTDVCKLWTPFLVLMVPVAPHNLAARNAIRQTWANRSLVQGEVVITLFMLGLPGGDGVEQLQEKLKQENLRHHDLIQSDFMDTYINLTIKTMVIMDWLATRCPTAAYAMKIDSDMFLNINNLVIMLQKPDIPKEKYLTGMLMWDRPVVRSKDSKWYVPEEMFPDPTYPTYCLGMGYVFSNDLPARFVEVSKTIKPFNIEDAYIGMCMKKLGLDPTPPPNPTQFKAYNWKYDRCEYSQIITYILGSSEELVNYWTDLKKPGAPC; this is translated from the exons ATGTGGAAGTTTGTCAGCGGGCTCAACGGGCTCAACGAGCTCAACAAGCTCGTCTTCATAGCTGCAGCGGTGCGGTCAGTGCCCGTGTTGGGTCGGAATAG ACAACTCGTCGAGAACCTGTTGTGTCGTCAGAAGAAGTCTTTGTTTCAGTCCTGGTTCCAGATCCTGCTCCTGCTCTGTCTGGTGCTTGTCTTGTGTTACACGCTGTTCGACAGCTCTCCATCATGGTCTCAGTTCTATGAGCACTACCAGAGCTTTTTAAGGACCAATGAGGTCCATTCAAAACCTGCTTATCGAGTCCATCcaaaacacagagataaacTAAAGGATATCCTTAATCTCACAGAAAGTCCTGCTGGACCACCTCTACGGACTCAATACCACCAAGCCTATGCACCCAACTACCAATTTATTATGGATAACACAGACGTGTGCAAGCTCTGGACCCCTTTCCTGGTCCTGATGGTTCCAGTGGCACCTCATAACTTGGCAGCTCGAAATGCCATCCGGCAGACATGGGCCAACAGAAGCTTGGTTCAGGGCGAGGTGGTGATTACTCTGTTCATGCTGGGCCTCCCTGGAGGTGATGGTGTTGAGCAGTTGCAGGAGAAGCTCAAACAGGAAAATCTGCGGCACCATGACCTGATCCAGAGTGACTTCATGGACACTTACATCAATCTGACCATCAAAACCATGGTGATCATGGACTGGCTGGCCACGCGCTGCCCTACGGCAGCATACGCCATGAAGATTGACTCGGACATGTTCCTGAACATCAACAACCTGGTGATCATGCTACAGAAGCCGGACATCCCCAAGGAGAAATATCTGACGGGGATGCTAATGTGGGATAGGCCGGTCGTGCGTTCGAAGGACTCCAAGTGGTACGTCCCTGAGGAGATGTTCCCAGACCCCACTTACCCGACCTACTGTCTGGGCATGGGATATGTCTTCTCCAATGACCTTCCAGCGCGTTTTGTGGAGGTCTCAAAAACAATCAAACCCTTCAACATTGAGGACGCTTACATTGGGATGTGCATGAAAAAGCTCGGACTTGATCCCACACCACCGCCAAATCCCACTCAGTTCAAGGCCTATAACTGGAAATATGATCGCTGTGAATACTCCCAGATCATCACCTACATTCTTGGGTCTTCAGAAGAGTTGGTGAATTACTGGACAGACTTGAAGAAGCCTGGAGCTCCTTGTTAG